Proteins found in one Planococcus citri chromosome 2, ihPlaCitr1.1, whole genome shotgun sequence genomic segment:
- the LOC135837816 gene encoding vitellogenin receptor Yl-like: MCSKIRSKFWPFSPLMRFLVIFCLFCVVISNVECVKNLSRSNLPGEENKHVDGKNTEDEHSPIRQDSVDCSVHNGRFLCEDKRKCIKLSDTCNDECDCFDCSDESDLCWEYNEILCRSCHHLCYPSPRGSTCLSNNNTRQNSSLDLQECGPDTVCDQKCVMYEGIERCSCKENYRGKPGTKGKECVSHVSYENLLLYSTSKEIKLLNFTANETRVIRKDVQCTCLAAADKDSARIHTIDIDWITGNIYFSTNRFIGVCSKDGKFCTRVMSLSEADLCHIGLAPRSGLLFTTKGAVDPLYHDSEILKASMDGSNLTSLYQGGITHPISLTVDETSEKVFWMDSDLGEIQSIGFDGKNWKKVFQSSQFNVFTISGFESNLFWTEENKNKILMNFYNSTEIITTDYNTTVVRYLYGFNPVLQRNKISNPCLNSGCEGLCLLRPSSDEGFLNFTCLVQCDNTTSLSRQKWCNNLFIRHGPDSNAEEYGEMSQYDEEDMEFNYRNETSPPLQSDEVDQETDFIASSEPPQTEGKFTLFVILIIIFVVLTSICIYFIFGRDRFYLCYSRINVPPVRYSTLRESAWNTETCE, from the exons ATGTGTAGCAAAAtccgttcaaaattttggcctttctCGCCATTGATGAGATTTTTAGTGATATTTTGTCTATTTTGTGTTGTAATTTCAAATGTCGAGTGTGTGAAGAATCTTTCTCg ATCGAACCTACCTGGCGAAGAAAACAAACATGTCGATGGAAAGAACACCGAAGACGAACATTCACCGATAAGACAGG ATTCAGTCGACTGTTCAGTCCACAATGGCCGATTCTTGTGCGAAGATAAGCGAAAATGCATCAAGTTATCAGATACGTGTAACGACGAATGCGATTGCTTTGACTGTTCAGATGAAAGTGACCTATGTTGGGAATATA ACGAAATTCTATGTCGATCGTGTCATCATTTGTGTTATCCTTCTCCACGTGGCTCCACGTGTTTGAGTAACAACAATACTCGCCAAAACAgctcattag ATCTTCAAGAATGTGGTCCAGACACGGTTTGTGATCAAAAATGCGTCATGTATGAAGGAATAGAACGATGCTCGTGTAAAGAAAATTATCGAGGGAAGCCTGGAACCAAGGGAAAAGAATGCGTTAGCCATG TATCTTATGAAAATCTTCTTCTGTATTCTACTTCAAAGgagataaaattattaaatttcacTGCCAATGAGACCCGTGTGATCCGGAAAGATGTCCAGTGCACATGTTTAGCCGCAGCTG ATAAGGATTCAGCTAGGATTCACACCATCGACATCGATTGGATAACTGGTaacatatatttttcaactaatcGGTTCATTGGCGTTTGTTCAAAAGATGGCAAATTTTGCACGAGAGTTATGTCTCTTAGTGAGGCTGATTTGTGCCATATCGGATTAGCTCCACGTTcggg gTTGTTATTCACTACCAAGGGAGCTGTAGACCCTCTATATCACGATTCCGAAATCCTGAAAGCATCAATGGATGGATCAAATTTAACATCATTATACCAAGGAGGCATAACCCATCCAATTTCGTTAACTGTAGATGAAACCTCGGAGAAGGTTTTCTGGATGGATTCCGATCTCGGAGAAATTCAAAGCATAGGGTTTGATGGCAAAAATTGGAAG AAAGTATTTCAAAGTTCGCAGTTCAATGTTTTCACCATAAGCGGATTCGAAAGTAATTTGTTTTGGacagaagaaaacaaaaacaaaattttaatgaatttttacaattcaacTGAAATAATTACCACAGACTACAATACCACAGTCGTCAGATATTTATACGGATTTAACCCGGTTTTACAACGCAATAAA ATATCAAATCCTTGCCTGAATTCAGGCTGTGAAGGTCTATGTTTACTCCGACCATCCTCAGATgaaggatttttaaattttacatgtCTAGTACAATGTGACAATACCACATCTTTGAGTAGACAGAAGTGGTGCAATAATCTCTTTATTCGACATGGGCCTGATTCGAATGCAGAGGAATACGGGGAAATGTCTCAATATGATGAAGAAGATATGGAGTTCAATTATCGAAATGAAACTTCCCCACCTCTTCAATCTGATGAAGTAGATCAAGAAACAGATTTCATTGCGTCTTCCGAACCTCCACAAACCGAAGGAAAATTCACATTGTTTGTGAtcttgataataatttttgttgtgTTAACGAGTATCTgtatatatttcatttttggaagagaCAGGTTCTACCTCTGTTATTCCCGAATAAATGTACCACCTGTCAGGTACTCAACGCTACGTGAAAGCGCTTGGAATACTGAAACTTGTGAGTGA
- the LOC135837818 gene encoding PDZ and LIM domain protein Zasp-like isoform X1, whose product MWKQLRDTYREKRKEFLANTPRSGAGLRDLYFPTWKFYKNLQFLDPSLRKRQMISSVRSSHSQPLVTNAKRLQSAAPLRSYSQPVPRTTQTVPRTTQPVPRTTQSPQQEPASVIISPRTAVDDTNRNSPNVANVASVRGSNVVIISSSSAVPPSNSTVRDSIPSGSNYVPPPSQNLEALMSESEQDEADFETLERDEELNEALHDARMFNETPIRNSHQSRQGKRNNKSSGTLGQLFEIENRKMEFCQKHLEDADRQFLLSLVPELKALPLRQKSQAKIELQQVLLKYAPPDPNQQRQQQQ is encoded by the exons ATGTGGAAACAGCTACGTGATACTTATCgtgagaaaagaaaagaatttctggcaaatacACCAAGATCTGGAGCCGGGTTACGGGATCTGTACTTCCCtacttggaaattttataaaaatttacaatttttagatcCGTCCCTGAGAAAGCGGCAGATGATTTCATCTGTTCGAAGTTCACATTCTCAACCTTTAGTGACCAATGCTAAACGTTTGCAATCAGCTGCTCCATTGAGATCATACTCTCAACCTGTACCTAGAACTACTCAAACTGTACCTAGGACTACTCAACCTGTACCTAGAACTACTCAATCACCTCAACAAGAACCTGCATCAGTGATTATTTCTCCTCGTACAGCAGTAGATGATACAAATAGAAACAGTCCAAATGTGGCAAATGTTGCATCAGTTCGCGGAAGTAATGTTGTTATAATTTCGTCTTCCTCTGCTGTTCCTCCTTCGAATAGTACTGTGAGAGACTCCATACCAAGTGGTTCCAATTACGTTCCACCACCCTCACAGAACCTTGAAGCTTTGATGTCAGAATCTGAGCAAGATGAAG CAGATTTCGAAACATTGGAGCGGGATGAAGAATTAAATGAAGCTTTACACGATGCTCGTATGTTCAATGAGACACCAATCAGAAACTCCCACCAATCTCGTCAAGGTAAAAGGAACAACAAATCTTCAGGAACCCTTGGCCAACTTTTTGAAATAGAGAACAGAAAAATGGAGTTCTGCCAGAAGCACTTAGAAGATGCAGATCGGCAATTTCTTCTCAGCTTGGTTCCAGAGCTCAAAGCCTTGCCTTTAAGACAGAAGTCCCAAGCCAAAATAGAACTCCAGCAAGTGTTACTGAAATACGCACCACCAGATCCAAACCAGCAACGGCAGCAACAGCAGTAA
- the LOC135837818 gene encoding PDZ and LIM domain protein Zasp-like isoform X2: MWKQLRDTYREKRKEFLANTPRSGAGLRDLYFPTWKFYKNLQFLDPSLRKRQMISSVRSSHSQPLVTNAKRLQSAAPLRSYSQPVPRTTQTVPRTTQPVPRTTQSPQQEPASVIISPRTAVDDTNRNSPNVANVASVRGSNVVIISSSSAVPPSNSTVRDSIPSGSNYVPPPSQNLEALMSESEQDEDFETLERDEELNEALHDARMFNETPIRNSHQSRQGKRNNKSSGTLGQLFEIENRKMEFCQKHLEDADRQFLLSLVPELKALPLRQKSQAKIELQQVLLKYAPPDPNQQRQQQQ; encoded by the exons ATGTGGAAACAGCTACGTGATACTTATCgtgagaaaagaaaagaatttctggcaaatacACCAAGATCTGGAGCCGGGTTACGGGATCTGTACTTCCCtacttggaaattttataaaaatttacaatttttagatcCGTCCCTGAGAAAGCGGCAGATGATTTCATCTGTTCGAAGTTCACATTCTCAACCTTTAGTGACCAATGCTAAACGTTTGCAATCAGCTGCTCCATTGAGATCATACTCTCAACCTGTACCTAGAACTACTCAAACTGTACCTAGGACTACTCAACCTGTACCTAGAACTACTCAATCACCTCAACAAGAACCTGCATCAGTGATTATTTCTCCTCGTACAGCAGTAGATGATACAAATAGAAACAGTCCAAATGTGGCAAATGTTGCATCAGTTCGCGGAAGTAATGTTGTTATAATTTCGTCTTCCTCTGCTGTTCCTCCTTCGAATAGTACTGTGAGAGACTCCATACCAAGTGGTTCCAATTACGTTCCACCACCCTCACAGAACCTTGAAGCTTTGATGTCAGAATCTGAGCAAGATGAAG ATTTCGAAACATTGGAGCGGGATGAAGAATTAAATGAAGCTTTACACGATGCTCGTATGTTCAATGAGACACCAATCAGAAACTCCCACCAATCTCGTCAAGGTAAAAGGAACAACAAATCTTCAGGAACCCTTGGCCAACTTTTTGAAATAGAGAACAGAAAAATGGAGTTCTGCCAGAAGCACTTAGAAGATGCAGATCGGCAATTTCTTCTCAGCTTGGTTCCAGAGCTCAAAGCCTTGCCTTTAAGACAGAAGTCCCAAGCCAAAATAGAACTCCAGCAAGTGTTACTGAAATACGCACCACCAGATCCAAACCAGCAACGGCAGCAACAGCAGTAA
- the LOC135834190 gene encoding uncharacterized protein LOC135834190 has protein sequence MQNDLLSKLFYTSLFSHGVHRYLSTGQSFHSLAFTFRMGISTVRQIVYSTCQEIWETFSEIHLSLPTKEDFLRIADEFYRTWQYPNCLGSIDGKHIRIKCPGKSGSLFFNYRKFFSIVLQGVADAKYRFVCVDIGAYGHQNDAGTFRQSMFYDTVFRRQECIPDPRPLPGTNTDAPFVFLGDKAYPLLPNLMRPFPKASLTPETKYYNDRHSSARKTIECTFGILAAKWRLLWKPIEVEPKHADNIVKCMCVLHNLIIDIDGPPQIDSGSRLSTSQTGRRNLHNSSDRIAQRIREMFKNYFLNNIVR, from the coding sequence ATGCAAAATGATTTGTTGTCCAAATTGTTCTATACTTCGCTTTTTTCCCATGGTGTTCATAGATATCTCAGCACTGGTCAATCTTTCCACTCATTGGCATTCACCTTCCGTATGGGAATCAGTACTGTCCGTCAAATAGTTTACAGCACTTGCCAAGAAATTTGggaaacattttcagaaatacaCTTGTCTCTACCTACAAAAGAAGATTTTCTACGCATTGCTGATGAATTCTACCGTACCTGGCAATACCCAAATTGCTTGGGCAGCATAGATGGGAAACATATTAGAATAAAGTGCCCTGGCAAAAGCGGctcgctttttttcaattatcgtaaatttttttcaatagttttgcAGGGTGTTGCAGATGCGAAGTATAGATTTGTGTGCGTGGATATAGGGGCGTATGGACACCAAAATGATGCCGGAACATTCCGTCAATCTATGTTTTATGATACAGTGTTTCGAAGACAGGAATGTATTCCTGATCCGAGGCCGTTGCCTGGGACCAACACAGATGCtccttttgtttttttaggTGACAAAGCCTACCCTCTCCTTCCCAATTTAATGAGACCGTTTCCTAAAGCATCTTTGACCCCCGAAACGAAATATTACAATGATCGGCACTCATCTGCACGTAAGACCATAGAATGCACATTTGGAATTTTAGCTGCGAAGTGGCGTCTGCTGTGGAAACCCATTGAAGTGGAACCGAAGCATGCTGATAACATTGTTAAATGCATGTGTGTTTTACACAACTTAATCATTGATATTGATGGTCCGCCACAAATAGACAGTGGGTCACGTTTATCTACTTCTCAAACCGGAAGGAGAAATCTACATAACAGCTCCGACAGAATCGCCCAGCGAATCagagaaatgtttaaaaattatttcctcaaTAATATAGTTAGataa